Within Anolis sagrei isolate rAnoSag1 chromosome 3, rAnoSag1.mat, whole genome shotgun sequence, the genomic segment aaTTTCCaaccaagcacaagttgttctgatggtactTTGGTTTTTTGTGTCTATTGAAGACTTCTATTGCATTTTCCATCACACCAATGGTTTCACCACCAACGCACCAAGCTTCTGGTGGCCACCTTTACCCTCCAAGCACCACACAACACCTACAGATAGcaccttgtacatgaaatgagCAGGCTAACAAGGGGAATCTACTGAACCCTTTGGGTTGAAATATTAGATGCCTCTTCTTAgccacaggaaatacatatcttGGCAAAGAGTCTGTGGATTCTGCACTAATTGTTTTTAACAGTGTTTTGTTGATACTTTGTTATATGCCTTGGATTTGGTCCCCCATGTAAGCCCcccagtccctttggggagatagtggcagggtataaaaagaagttgttgttgctcttgttccatggtttctttggcagggcttaGATTAGATGAATCAGTGGGAGACACTGCAGTTTCCACAGTTTTCACCTGTAGTTCAGGTGTGCATGTTCTGGGGTCTGCATCAGGACCAGCTgctgcaatggttcccaacctgctgTCTTCTTGGTCTTCAATATTTGGCTTTTTCATATTTCCCTCATACCTTAGGTTTTGCCTGTcagttatgggtgggccaacttgtgTTGCTTCTACTATatctgctattgctgcaagtattgACAGTgtgaatgacagtgtgaataagcCATTGGTTTAATGTTTATAAAGTTAAATTGGTGCTAGatcttttatgtttttaataatcTGAAAGATTATTTATAAGTGATATGTCTATGTTTTTCAAagatttataatattgtgttttactgttattgttattgtctgaatctggcattgaattattgccatagtttgtaagccaccctgagcccccccccccccttgagaagggcagagtatacttacagtaaataataaataaataaatagtcaacaTATGCTGGAGATAGTACTTgcaattctggagggactcttttaatttttgcttccccgtagacttagcatggggattcggttaactagttaaaattcatgaataaatcaGGTTTTTtgtaacctgaaaaatttcaagggggggggggtagaacccCTGGCCCCTTCATGGCTACAGGCCAGGTTATGAATGCTATTTTCCacgtttatcaaagcagataattcacattatctgctttgaactggataatatagcCCACactgcaaaccaagggtacagttgtaatgtgtttaaaaaacaccaagtttgcaaatttggcattctattaaatatcctttgaccagtagctggccacttggagtgcctctggtgttgttataagaaggtcctccattgtgcattgtgcatgtggctcagactgcattgtaataggtggtctgtggtttgctcttctccacactgtcATGTAGTGGGCTTCACTCTATAGCCCCTTTgcttaagattggctttgcatctcctGGTACCAGAGCCACAGGCCAATCTTTtctgtgctcaggagggagtttctcatctggctgTTCCTACAcgtttggactcttgtttgctgagtatCTCTGTATATCTGTGGCCCCTCTTCTaccctcttctccacacttgcatgtctagtgtgaccccatttcttaaaattggagATTGGCTCTACATCACATGGTGGTGCCAGaccgcagcctgttcagcgccttccaagcccCGCAgtcttctctgtgtgtgtgtgtggggggggggggggatctctcaTTTAGGATCAGTTTagaggagataatctggattgtatagggATGGGGCCCCTATTCTCCTTGCTGGCTTGGGTGACACCTTGTGCCTGTGCccatgggggagtctctcatttggaatcagccaTGGTTTGACAGtccgggtttttgcctgccacttttggactcttgcttgctgagaacacctcaaagcagatgatctggattcaggaccatagccagaaaattttttggggggaggggattaATTATTTTTTAGCGAATCATGAGAAGTGGTTccataaaataacataatttaaatcaggcatcctcaaactgtggccctccagctgtttaggcctccaactcccagcagccctaatgagcttgttcaattgtcaggaattctgggagttgaaggcccaaacagctggagggccacagtttgaggattcctgattatatagtatggttcattctatattttatagagACTTAATCAATTTTCTCGACTCCTTCATGGGGGGCTTCAAATCCCTCCCATGCCTTATGCCTACCAGttgtgggtgggccaacttggttgcttccactatatcagctatcgctgcaagtaatgactgaataaattgtcaaaacttgcttgagatagtgcttgcagttctggagggactcctttaatttttgcttctcataaatttagcatggggatttggttaaccaattaaaattcaggagtaaaccaggtttttgtTTTGACCtgaaaacttggggggggggggggttggacccctaaccctcccccccccccactttggctACAGCCCTGTGTGGATTGTATAGGGATGGGTCCCTATTCTCCTTCCTGGCTTGGGTAACACCTTGTtcctgtgcccaggggggagtctctcattcgggaTCAGGCATGACTTGAGGTTCTGGGCtttagcctgccgcttttggactctggcttgctgagaaCCCCTCAGAGATAAGATGATCGGGATTGTATAGGGATGGGGCCCCATTCTCCTTGCTGGCTTGAGTCACACCTTGTgcctgtgcccaggagggagtctcgtTCGATATCAGGCATGActcgaggttctgggttttagcctgccacttttggactctggcttgctgagaaCCCCTCAGAGATAAGATGATCAGGACTGTATAGGGATGGGCCCCGATTCTCCTTACTGGCTGGAGTGACACCTTGTTCTTCTTGTCCTCCTCTTCAGGTCAAAGTCTGGTTCCAGAACCGGCGCACCAAGCAGAAGAAGGACCAAGGCAAGGACTCGGAGCTGAAGTCGGTGGTGTCGGAGACGGCGGCCACGTGCAGCGTGCTCCGGCTGCTGGAGCAGGGCCGCCTCCTCTCTCCGCCGGGCCTGCCGGGCCTGCTCCCGCCCTGCGCCGCCGCAGCCACCACCGCTGCCGCCTTGGGCTCGGCCTTGCGGGGGCCCGGGctgggcgggggcgggggggcgGGGACGGGCGCCTCGGGGGGCTGCTCCCCGCACCACCCCTCCGTCAGCAGCGGCGCCGTGGGGCCGGGACACCCTTCCCCGCCgggccctcctcctccgccgccgccgccgcacaACCTCTTCAGCTTGCCGGTGCCCTCGCTGCTGGGCTCGGTGGCCGGGCGGCTCTCCTCGGCGCCCCTCGCCATGGCCGGCTCGCTGGCCGGGAACTTGCAGGAACTCTCCGCCCGCTACTTGAGCTCCTCGGCCTTCGAGCCTTACTCGCGGACGGCCAGCAAAGAAGGCGCCGAGAAGAAGGCCCTGGACTGACTGGGCCTCGCTTGATACTGATCTCTTTGTGGCGACTCTTTATGGAATATATATCCAATCCACCCACCCTCTCCGTGGCCACCGTCTCCCGCCTCAGTCCTCACATTTCCCGTCTTCCCAACAACGTGGCCTCTCATTTCCTCGCCCTCCTGAcctcctcgccccccccccccaactcttgcTTTgtccactgggttgctgtgagttttccgggctgtatggccatgttccagaagtattctc encodes:
- the VAX1 gene encoding ventral anterior homeobox 1, with product MFGKPDKMDVRCNPNPEMEVNRVSKNGHNNNNHANNNNSKEGKEGKGAEGTLSTAFLKEQQHQQQQGAFSASGAPGEDCNKNKSSSTDPDYCRRILVRDAKGSIREIILPKGLDLDRPKRTRTSFTAEQLYRLEMEFQRCQYVVGRERTELARQLNLSETQVKVWFQNRRTKQKKDQGKDSELKSVVSETAATCSVLRLLEQGRLLSPPGLPGLLPPCAAAATTAAALGSALRGPGLGGGGGAGTGASGGCSPHHPSVSSGAVGPGHPSPPGPPPPPPPPHNLFSLPVPSLLGSVAGRLSSAPLAMAGSLAGNLQELSARYLSSSAFEPYSRTASKEGAEKKALD